One part of the Armatimonas rosea genome encodes these proteins:
- a CDS encoding efflux RND transporter periplasmic adaptor subunit, which translates to MPIALLSGCQPKETAVQKATEEKGATKTEGAGIELSESARKSAGIRTEPATLQSLQATQDVPGVVEVAANRAIKLTPSAPGKIISLLAKPGDSVSVGQVLATLDSFEVAQAHAAAEQAQANIAQASAALQTAQAEVRQAAAGVKVADAAIDQGQERVKGARQALARQKELAAAGAFAQAPLQAAQSELSEAQSELLKSQTELQGHLVVLQRAERLFKEDVVSRAELEQAQLEHRQDEANVEKAKRRVENARLTLEREQKIASAGLLNAREVQTAEATLRDTEADVRKAQSERSQSVEVLRKAERGVAAARTMLVGAQAALRASQTNLYSLEGPDHAPGQGGRVVVKAPISGIVAERSVTQGETIERTTVLFTLQNESVVQVTAQVPEAQISAVRIGQQASIFVTAFPKMRFTGTVQSIGSQVDDKTRALPVRLLVSNPEGKLKTRMFARVALGLGSARKVLAVPESALVELEGKPHLFVEESGKFEKREIVQGVKSGGLVEVKSGLKAGEAVVVEAAFVLKSESKKDELKGEE; encoded by the coding sequence GTGCCCATTGCATTACTCTCCGGCTGTCAGCCGAAGGAAACTGCCGTCCAGAAAGCCACTGAAGAAAAGGGCGCTACAAAAACGGAAGGTGCTGGTATCGAGCTCTCTGAATCGGCCAGGAAGAGCGCAGGGATTCGCACGGAACCGGCGACTCTCCAGTCTCTCCAAGCCACTCAGGACGTTCCAGGTGTGGTCGAGGTCGCGGCAAATCGGGCGATTAAGCTCACCCCAAGCGCACCGGGAAAGATCATCTCCCTCCTTGCAAAGCCCGGCGACAGCGTGTCAGTAGGCCAAGTGCTGGCGACGCTCGATAGCTTCGAGGTGGCACAAGCCCATGCCGCCGCAGAGCAAGCACAGGCCAATATCGCCCAAGCGAGCGCGGCTCTCCAGACCGCACAGGCCGAGGTGCGGCAAGCGGCAGCGGGAGTCAAGGTCGCCGATGCCGCTATCGACCAAGGTCAGGAGCGTGTCAAGGGCGCACGCCAAGCGCTCGCACGGCAGAAGGAGCTCGCAGCGGCGGGGGCGTTTGCACAGGCTCCCCTCCAAGCCGCTCAGAGCGAGCTGTCCGAAGCCCAGAGTGAGCTGCTCAAGAGCCAGACCGAGCTTCAGGGGCACCTCGTTGTCCTTCAGCGTGCCGAGCGGCTCTTTAAGGAAGATGTCGTCAGTCGGGCTGAGTTGGAGCAAGCACAGCTAGAGCACCGGCAAGACGAGGCCAATGTCGAGAAGGCAAAACGCCGGGTCGAGAACGCCCGCCTGACGCTAGAGCGCGAGCAAAAGATCGCCTCGGCGGGTCTGCTCAATGCCCGTGAGGTACAGACGGCGGAGGCAACCTTGCGCGATACAGAAGCCGATGTACGCAAGGCGCAGAGCGAGCGCAGCCAGAGCGTCGAGGTGCTACGAAAGGCGGAGCGGGGTGTCGCCGCAGCCCGCACGATGCTTGTGGGAGCACAAGCAGCCCTCCGAGCATCCCAAACCAATCTCTACTCCCTCGAAGGGCCAGATCATGCCCCCGGTCAGGGGGGACGGGTTGTGGTGAAAGCGCCTATTAGTGGGATCGTCGCCGAGCGGAGCGTCACGCAGGGGGAGACCATCGAGCGCACCACGGTGCTCTTTACCCTTCAGAATGAGAGTGTTGTGCAGGTCACCGCGCAGGTTCCCGAGGCGCAGATAAGCGCAGTGCGAATTGGCCAGCAGGCCAGCATCTTTGTCACTGCCTTCCCCAAGATGCGCTTCACTGGGACGGTGCAGAGCATCGGGAGCCAAGTGGACGACAAGACCCGCGCCCTGCCGGTCCGCCTTTTGGTGAGCAACCCGGAGGGCAAGCTCAAGACCCGTATGTTCGCCCGTGTCGCGCTCGGGCTGGGCAGCGCACGGAAGGTTCTTGCAGTGCCAGAGTCCGCACTCGTCGAACTGGAGGGCAAGCCCCATCTCTTTGTGGAGGAGAGCGGCAAGTTTGAGAAGCGAGAAATTGTACAGGGAGTAAAGTCGGGCGGGCTTGTCGAGGTCAAGAGCGGCCTCAAAGCTGGAGAGGCCGTCGTCGTGGAAGCGGCTTTTGTTCTCAAGAGCGAGAGCAAAAAAGATGAGCTGAAGGGAGAAGAGTAG
- a CDS encoding M48 family metallopeptidase produces MVGREDSGDIKTGVAHVRHFTRAMGASYNQVQVSGRKYHWGSCTSSNNLNFDWRIIKALTYVIDYLIVH; encoded by the coding sequence GTGGTAGGGCGTGAGGACTCTGGTGATATAAAAACGGGGGTAGCCCATGTACGGCACTTCACTAGGGCGATGGGAGCAAGCTACAACCAAGTTCAGGTGTCCGGTCGCAAGTACCACTGGGGCTCCTGCACGTCCAGCAACAACCTCAACTTCGACTGGCGCATTATCAAGGCTCTCACCTACGTGATCGACTATCTCATCGTGCACTAG
- a CDS encoding ArsR/SmtB family transcription factor: MPDVIAIFKALSDPTRLAVYNCIRCCGPTCGYSTDSGQCCGSCDGTAICAIRCQVPCAPSTLTHHLNELRDAGLIETEKRGRVVYCKVKPDALGAIATFVSGK; the protein is encoded by the coding sequence ATGCCAGATGTTATCGCGATCTTCAAAGCACTCTCCGATCCCACCCGGCTCGCGGTCTACAACTGCATCCGCTGCTGTGGCCCTACCTGTGGCTATAGCACCGACTCGGGGCAGTGCTGCGGCTCGTGCGACGGCACGGCGATCTGTGCGATTCGCTGCCAGGTGCCCTGTGCTCCTAGTACCCTCACGCACCATCTCAACGAGCTGCGCGACGCGGGCCTGATTGAAACGGAGAAGCGCGGTCGAGTTGTCTACTGCAAAGTAAAGCCTGACGCCCTCGGAGCCATCGCCACCTTCGTGAGTGGCAAGTAA
- a CDS encoding efflux RND transporter permease subunit, whose translation MLERILNFSLAQRFLVILAALALVGFGVVSWQQLTLDAVPDITTNQVQINTNTGGMAPPEVEKLVTFPVETAMGGLPGVQGVRSLSQYGLSQVTITFSDHTDTYFARQLVTERLNSVREQLPAGVAAPELAPVSTGLGEVFMFSVDSDRLTPMELRTLFDWQIKPQLRTVIGVAEVNATGGYEKQYEVQPDPQRLRARGVSLDALLEALKKNNANVGGGFIERQGEQLLVRSVGAVTGIEDIEKIVVTAERGTPIFVRDVAKVGLGTPARTGLATRDGKETVLGIVMMLKGANGRTVASAARERLATIQKQMPEGVTLTPVYDRSHLVNQAVGTVQKSLVEGGIFVLAVLLLLLGNVRGAVIVALAIPLSMLFAFINMNRFGISGNLMSLGAIDFGLIVDGAVVMVEHAVAELAHARQKLGRTLTRDEVRFEVGKASRDVAQPVAFAVTIITVVYLPILALEGTEGKMFHPMAFTVIFALIGALILTMTLVPALCSLLLSRDTREGKNPVMGFFAKVYQPALEGALRLRGLVVGLAIGLVALSLILFSRLGSEFVPQLDEGDAVVQPVRLRTVGEKETIRLVTAMEKRLKEFPEVITVFSRSGTPEVATDPMPMSLTDSIIALKPKSEWRKGLTKEKLIAEMEEALKDVPGQGYGFTQPIQMRFSELVAGVKADVGIKVFGEDLDTLKKNADAIASVLGKVPGSADVSVEQVDDVPVLQLTVDREAAARVGVSAAEVQEWIGSAFTGEPLGQVIEGDKRFDLVVRLPQSVRGDPEAVKNLPIVTPSGGTVTLGSLASFETVGQPAQISRESGRRRVVVQCNVRGADLGSFVQAAQTAIEKQVKLPSGYYLEWGGQFENLQRARARLTVVVPLALSLIFLLLFLSFGSLKQAALIFTGVPLAVTGGVLGLVVRSMPFSISAGIGFIALSGVAVLNGVVLVSAINRLRREGLDIPEAVREGARSRLRPVLMTALVASLGFVPMALNMGIGAEVQRPLATVVIGGIASSTLLTLLVLPVLYILFEKQQSVDVEVSPEKGDVL comes from the coding sequence ATGTTAGAGCGCATCTTAAACTTCAGCCTCGCGCAACGCTTTCTGGTGATCCTTGCAGCGCTTGCTCTCGTTGGCTTTGGCGTTGTCAGCTGGCAGCAGCTCACGCTCGATGCCGTCCCCGACATCACGACCAATCAAGTGCAGATCAATACCAATACTGGTGGCATGGCTCCACCGGAGGTCGAGAAGCTCGTCACCTTCCCGGTCGAGACCGCAATGGGTGGGCTACCAGGAGTGCAGGGCGTTCGCTCTCTTTCCCAGTACGGCCTCTCGCAAGTGACCATCACCTTTAGCGACCACACCGACACTTACTTCGCACGCCAGCTCGTCACCGAGCGCCTGAACAGCGTCCGAGAACAGCTCCCTGCGGGCGTCGCTGCGCCAGAGCTTGCGCCGGTCTCGACAGGCCTGGGCGAGGTCTTCATGTTCAGCGTGGACAGCGACCGGCTCACTCCCATGGAGCTTCGCACCCTCTTTGACTGGCAGATAAAGCCCCAGCTCCGAACGGTTATCGGAGTGGCGGAGGTGAACGCGACCGGCGGCTATGAGAAGCAGTACGAAGTCCAGCCCGACCCGCAGCGCCTCCGTGCACGAGGGGTTTCTTTAGATGCACTCCTGGAGGCGCTGAAGAAGAACAACGCCAATGTCGGAGGGGGCTTTATCGAGCGCCAGGGCGAGCAACTTCTCGTCCGTAGCGTCGGAGCTGTCACGGGAATCGAGGACATCGAGAAGATCGTGGTGACGGCGGAGCGAGGGACGCCGATCTTCGTGCGCGATGTCGCAAAGGTGGGGCTGGGAACTCCTGCTCGCACCGGTCTCGCGACCCGCGATGGTAAGGAAACCGTGCTAGGAATCGTCATGATGCTCAAGGGAGCCAACGGGCGCACCGTGGCGAGCGCGGCGCGGGAGCGCCTGGCTACCATCCAGAAGCAGATGCCTGAGGGCGTGACGCTTACCCCCGTCTACGACCGCTCGCACTTGGTGAACCAGGCGGTCGGCACCGTCCAGAAAAGTCTTGTTGAGGGCGGTATCTTCGTCCTAGCGGTTCTTCTCTTGCTACTGGGCAATGTGCGAGGCGCGGTGATTGTTGCACTAGCGATTCCTCTCTCGATGCTCTTTGCCTTCATCAACATGAACCGCTTTGGCATCTCTGGGAACCTGATGAGCCTGGGGGCAATCGACTTCGGGCTTATCGTCGATGGCGCAGTGGTGATGGTCGAGCACGCGGTTGCGGAGCTTGCCCATGCACGGCAGAAGCTCGGTAGAACCCTCACCCGTGACGAGGTTCGCTTCGAGGTAGGGAAGGCATCGCGGGACGTAGCCCAGCCGGTGGCGTTCGCGGTGACGATCATTACGGTTGTCTACCTGCCCATCCTGGCGCTGGAAGGCACAGAGGGCAAGATGTTCCACCCGATGGCCTTCACGGTGATCTTCGCCCTCATCGGTGCCCTGATCCTCACCATGACGCTCGTTCCTGCCCTCTGTTCGCTCCTGCTCTCCAGGGATACGCGAGAAGGCAAGAACCCTGTCATGGGCTTCTTTGCCAAGGTCTACCAGCCCGCTCTGGAGGGCGCACTGCGCCTGCGCGGGCTCGTGGTCGGGCTAGCCATCGGCTTGGTGGCTCTTTCCCTGATCCTCTTTTCTCGGCTGGGCAGTGAGTTTGTTCCCCAGCTCGACGAGGGAGATGCCGTTGTCCAGCCCGTACGGCTTCGCACCGTAGGCGAGAAAGAGACCATCCGCCTTGTGACGGCCATGGAGAAGCGCCTGAAGGAGTTTCCTGAGGTCATCACGGTCTTCTCCCGCTCGGGGACGCCGGAGGTCGCCACCGACCCGATGCCCATGAGCCTGACCGATAGCATTATCGCACTTAAACCCAAAAGTGAGTGGCGCAAGGGGCTTACCAAGGAGAAGTTAATTGCGGAGATGGAAGAAGCCCTCAAGGACGTTCCCGGCCAGGGCTACGGCTTCACCCAGCCGATCCAGATGCGCTTCTCAGAACTGGTGGCGGGCGTGAAAGCAGATGTGGGCATCAAGGTCTTTGGTGAGGATCTCGACACGCTCAAGAAGAACGCCGATGCAATCGCGTCGGTTTTGGGTAAGGTTCCCGGTTCGGCAGATGTGAGTGTGGAGCAGGTAGACGATGTGCCCGTGCTCCAGCTAACGGTGGATCGGGAAGCCGCGGCGCGGGTCGGAGTGAGTGCCGCGGAGGTTCAGGAGTGGATCGGGTCGGCGTTTACCGGTGAGCCGCTGGGCCAGGTCATTGAGGGCGATAAGCGCTTCGATCTCGTGGTTCGCTTGCCCCAGTCGGTGCGCGGTGACCCAGAAGCGGTAAAAAACCTCCCCATTGTCACGCCGTCTGGTGGCACAGTAACCCTAGGAAGCCTGGCAAGCTTTGAAACGGTCGGCCAGCCCGCGCAGATCAGCCGGGAGAGCGGGCGGCGGCGTGTCGTGGTGCAGTGTAACGTCCGAGGCGCGGACCTAGGCAGCTTCGTGCAAGCGGCGCAAACAGCTATCGAGAAGCAAGTCAAGCTTCCCTCGGGCTACTACCTGGAGTGGGGCGGTCAGTTCGAGAACCTCCAGCGGGCACGCGCAAGGCTAACCGTGGTCGTCCCTCTCGCACTGTCTTTAATCTTCCTGCTGCTCTTTCTCTCGTTTGGGAGCCTGAAGCAAGCCGCCCTGATCTTCACCGGAGTGCCGCTTGCTGTTACCGGTGGTGTACTCGGCCTCGTCGTGCGGTCTATGCCGTTCTCGATCTCGGCAGGTATTGGCTTTATCGCACTCTCGGGTGTCGCTGTCCTGAATGGTGTCGTGCTGGTCAGTGCGATTAACCGCCTACGGAGAGAGGGGCTGGATATACCAGAGGCCGTGCGTGAAGGAGCCAGGAGTCGTCTGCGTCCGGTGCTGATGACCGCGCTGGTGGCGTCGCTGGGCTTCGTACCCATGGCGCTCAATATGGGAATCGGGGCGGAGGTGCAGCGCCCACTCGCTACCGTCGTTATCGGGGGAATTGCTTCCAGCACGCTCCTCACTCTCCTCGTCCTACCAGTGCTCTATATCCTCTTCGAGAAGCAGCAGAGCGTCGATGTCGAAGTGTCCCCCGAGAAAGGAGACGTACTGTGA
- a CDS encoding redoxin domain-containing protein — MKYVIAALAALCIVVGAFAQEKAQRVTGKLPAKAVCFICSQNGEAEEEKPAGAVAYKGKTYYFCNKGEVEKFLKDPETFIPAPVPRAAPAFTLKTPTGETVTLESLKGKLVLVDFWATWCVPCVKAMPDMQKLQEKYAAKGLTVVGISIDEEGAKKVSPFLAKSKVKFTYPILLDSGDTWKQWGVKSVPSVMLVKDGQILRHWSGKIDVKEIKSTIKETLAP, encoded by the coding sequence ATGAAATACGTTATTGCGGCACTGGCCGCTCTTTGTATCGTCGTGGGAGCTTTTGCTCAGGAGAAGGCCCAGCGCGTCACGGGCAAGCTTCCGGCGAAGGCAGTTTGCTTCATCTGCTCCCAGAACGGGGAAGCTGAGGAAGAGAAGCCTGCGGGGGCCGTGGCCTACAAGGGCAAGACTTACTATTTCTGCAACAAAGGCGAGGTCGAGAAGTTTCTCAAAGACCCGGAGACATTCATTCCAGCGCCCGTCCCACGAGCCGCGCCCGCTTTCACACTCAAGACCCCAACGGGCGAGACGGTGACGCTGGAATCTCTCAAGGGAAAACTGGTTTTGGTGGACTTCTGGGCGACCTGGTGCGTCCCGTGCGTCAAGGCTATGCCCGACATGCAGAAGCTCCAAGAAAAGTACGCTGCCAAGGGCTTAACCGTCGTTGGCATCTCCATTGACGAAGAGGGAGCTAAGAAGGTCTCTCCGTTTCTTGCCAAGTCCAAGGTCAAGTTCACCTACCCGATCTTGCTAGACAGTGGCGATACCTGGAAGCAATGGGGCGTGAAGTCGGTGCCCTCGGTGATGCTGGTTAAAGACGGGCAGATACTGAGGCACTGGAGCGGCAAGATCGATGTAAAAGAGATCAAGAGCACTATCAAGGAAACGCTCGCTCCCTGA
- a CDS encoding TolC family protein → MFVLTLTHEAPAPILSLEAAVQEALLNHRRLAAARKETQAARLSLRAARALSNPEISFAPALDQFNGTTEELLITQPLEINGTRTARTRGALAQVQAAEASLTTELRETIASVKNAYIELWRERELQAVAKSLVETAQEVQRLAQRQVDLGSRPGVDIAQTGLEVTRAQQQEILSLSKVRQAEAALNVALGRAPSSPIPTVEVVLIKMELPSVEVALSGALVARSEVAVESAQREILVQDAALARAEGKPDIAPQFRSQYVTFQTPKRSDYGFSIAMRLPLIDWGARKNKIQQAEVATLAQEDRIEQAKQAIRQEVVQALARLQGANGILASFAEALPQAQKLLRASQLGFAEGKTSVLAVLEAQRTYRATLTQYTEAQAELALAQVELTRAMGGQK, encoded by the coding sequence TTGTTTGTCCTTACCTTAACTCACGAAGCCCCTGCCCCCATCCTCTCGCTAGAGGCGGCGGTGCAGGAGGCACTCTTAAACCATCGGCGGCTTGCAGCAGCTCGCAAAGAGACCCAAGCGGCCCGACTCTCATTACGCGCTGCAAGGGCGCTCTCCAACCCGGAGATTAGCTTCGCGCCTGCTCTGGATCAGTTCAACGGCACCACCGAGGAGCTGCTCATTACCCAGCCGCTGGAGATCAATGGCACGCGTACTGCCCGAACTCGCGGGGCACTCGCCCAAGTTCAAGCTGCTGAAGCCAGCCTAACCACAGAGCTCCGCGAAACCATCGCCTCGGTCAAAAACGCCTATATCGAACTCTGGCGGGAGCGCGAACTCCAGGCTGTGGCTAAGTCTCTGGTCGAGACCGCCCAAGAGGTGCAGCGCCTCGCACAAAGGCAGGTCGATCTAGGGAGCCGTCCGGGAGTAGACATTGCCCAGACGGGCCTAGAAGTCACTCGCGCCCAGCAGCAAGAGATCCTCTCTCTCTCCAAAGTTCGACAAGCAGAAGCTGCACTCAATGTCGCTCTTGGTCGCGCCCCTTCCTCTCCCATTCCTACGGTTGAAGTAGTCCTCATTAAAATGGAGCTTCCCTCCGTAGAGGTCGCCCTATCCGGTGCGCTTGTCGCTCGCTCTGAAGTGGCTGTTGAGAGTGCCCAACGTGAGATTTTAGTGCAAGATGCCGCTCTGGCTCGTGCTGAGGGTAAGCCCGACATCGCTCCTCAATTCCGGTCCCAGTACGTCACGTTCCAGACTCCCAAGCGAAGCGACTATGGCTTCTCCATCGCCATGCGCCTTCCTCTCATTGACTGGGGGGCACGCAAGAACAAGATTCAGCAGGCAGAAGTGGCAACGCTAGCACAGGAGGACCGGATCGAGCAGGCAAAACAGGCGATTCGCCAAGAGGTCGTCCAAGCGCTTGCACGGCTCCAAGGAGCAAATGGGATTCTTGCCAGCTTTGCCGAGGCACTTCCCCAGGCACAAAAGCTCCTGAGAGCCTCCCAGCTTGGATTTGCCGAGGGCAAGACCTCGGTTCTTGCCGTCCTAGAAGCGCAGCGAACCTACCGAGCCACACTCACCCAGTACACCGAAGCTCAGGCGGAGCTGGCGCTTGCCCAAGTAGAGCTCACCCGCGCCATGGGAGGCCAAAAGTGA
- a CDS encoding P-II family nitrogen regulator, with protein MKEIKAIIQPFRLEQVLAALHEIEGLPGVTISEARAASVTRGHYEQVVKSKLEIIAPDELVETIVTAIQSSAHTGNPGDGGIFVIPIERAVRIRTGDQIL; from the coding sequence GTGAAAGAGATAAAAGCGATCATCCAGCCCTTCCGGTTGGAGCAAGTCCTTGCAGCTCTACATGAAATAGAGGGCTTGCCAGGCGTGACAATCTCCGAGGCGCGAGCTGCGAGCGTCACCCGAGGACACTACGAGCAAGTCGTCAAGTCTAAGCTAGAGATCATTGCACCCGACGAACTGGTAGAGACAATCGTTACTGCAATCCAATCGAGCGCTCACACGGGCAACCCCGGTGATGGTGGTATCTTCGTCATTCCGATTGAGAGGGCGGTGCGCATTCGTACTGGTGATCAGATCTTATGA
- a CDS encoding NB-ARC domain-containing protein, which yields MHLSADVLLVTVNSHETRQLFEAFNEIHKVTPNPLRPRSRTYNDFGEINGMRVLHTLCEMGTSGLGSAQQAIDESITDLQPHSVIMVGVAFGVNPKKQAIGDVLVSRQLSLYEQARVGAKTNIARGDKPHASAELVNYFSNTQLYWSEAKVRIGLALSGEKLVDSPEFRDQLVAQEPEAIGGEMEGAGLYVTCQKRKVDWILVKGICDWADGNKGEDKDARQALAARNAARFVATAFQLAPLKRVTNPFEQAALPEPQSNLGESENAFIGREALVETVQVWATDRTVEWILCLRGPGGVGKTRLAREAGRTLRGQFDRICLVNLESQSLETVTPALVASAMAQTLGLSEGLKEPDKELAGLLVGQKLLLILDNFESADTKATRTWLKDFALTGIKCLVTSRKRWTVRNIARDVLVKRLVVPSSPTRDFDMLFAVQLFRDRLDSEVALAPYATLSDSDRAALVRILQVTEGFPLAIQMVAANLLHWEGTLASLASGLGVKELAYRHDLDESGGGPERHESMGACFQWSLNLLPEDERARFLKLGVFPYDFSPEAAQEICGVSLEDLQRWWQRSLVERDTTPNSTRRFLLSLVREYAREKIRKSDESILIGKKTDYFIKYMINSDKNTIFEILKEKENVVHAIKNCIRNDDSRCLVFFNKIAEIFYTNGFYEEEIMTDMLKLSNNNILIANIYYRIAESYYHKSDNLNAKKYFKKCFTDINDCSEDYVHSDLLISASVRGRYDILRRREENLFGKKVITKFRKKDLIIYGYKKAIELLRDNRELEKLHLEYKIGVTYEIQKDFGEANDIFLRCRDGFSGKDIRYFANSLFRLGKISYAYEDDEKGDQYMNDCLKEYKKINNKFGICHANLQLASSYCRRSHSDYKLFLDCAYEAALETNSRRTMEQYNKILEGMKNK from the coding sequence ATGCACCTTTCTGCTGATGTTCTGTTGGTTACGGTCAATTCTCACGAGACACGACAACTTTTTGAAGCCTTCAATGAGATCCATAAAGTGACCCCTAATCCGCTTCGCCCTAGGTCACGAACCTACAACGATTTTGGTGAGATCAATGGGATGCGCGTTCTGCACACACTCTGCGAGATGGGAACCTCAGGGCTGGGCAGCGCCCAACAAGCGATTGATGAGAGTATTACTGATCTCCAGCCCCACTCGGTAATCATGGTGGGAGTTGCGTTTGGGGTGAACCCGAAGAAGCAAGCAATCGGTGATGTGTTGGTTTCTCGACAGCTCTCTCTATACGAGCAAGCACGAGTCGGGGCTAAGACAAACATTGCTCGTGGCGATAAGCCGCACGCTTCGGCAGAGTTGGTGAACTACTTCAGCAATACACAGCTTTACTGGAGCGAAGCCAAAGTTCGAATCGGCTTGGCGCTCTCGGGAGAGAAGCTGGTGGATAGCCCTGAATTTCGTGACCAGCTTGTGGCACAAGAGCCTGAGGCTATTGGCGGCGAAATGGAGGGGGCGGGTCTTTATGTTACCTGCCAAAAGCGAAAAGTCGACTGGATTTTGGTCAAGGGGATCTGTGACTGGGCGGATGGCAATAAGGGCGAGGACAAAGACGCACGCCAAGCCCTAGCCGCACGAAACGCGGCACGCTTTGTGGCGACAGCCTTTCAGCTCGCGCCACTAAAGCGAGTAACGAACCCTTTTGAGCAGGCGGCCCTCCCAGAGCCGCAATCCAATCTGGGGGAGTCTGAAAATGCGTTTATTGGGCGTGAGGCGCTGGTCGAAACGGTCCAGGTGTGGGCCACTGACCGAACGGTGGAGTGGATTCTCTGTCTTCGTGGGCCGGGTGGGGTGGGCAAAACCCGACTTGCGCGCGAGGCGGGGCGCACGCTCCGGGGGCAGTTCGATCGCATCTGTCTAGTGAACTTGGAGTCGCAGAGCCTGGAGACGGTGACTCCAGCGCTCGTTGCTAGTGCGATGGCACAGACGCTAGGGCTGAGCGAGGGGCTGAAGGAGCCGGATAAGGAGCTGGCCGGGTTGCTGGTAGGGCAGAAGCTCTTGCTGATCCTGGATAACTTCGAGAGCGCCGATACGAAGGCGACCCGGACCTGGCTGAAGGACTTTGCGCTCACGGGGATCAAGTGCCTGGTGACGAGCCGCAAGCGCTGGACGGTGCGAAACATAGCCCGGGATGTGCTGGTCAAGCGGCTAGTGGTGCCTTCCTCCCCCACCCGAGACTTCGATATGTTATTCGCCGTCCAGCTCTTTCGCGACCGCCTAGACTCTGAGGTGGCACTCGCTCCCTACGCTACCCTCTCCGACTCCGACCGTGCGGCACTGGTGCGGATTCTCCAGGTGACGGAAGGATTCCCTCTGGCGATTCAGATGGTCGCGGCGAACCTGCTCCACTGGGAGGGCACCCTGGCATCGCTGGCAAGTGGCCTGGGGGTGAAGGAGCTGGCCTACCGCCACGACCTCGACGAGTCCGGGGGCGGGCCGGAGCGCCACGAGAGCATGGGGGCATGTTTCCAGTGGTCGCTGAACCTGCTCCCGGAGGACGAGCGGGCACGGTTCCTCAAGCTAGGCGTCTTCCCCTACGACTTCAGCCCGGAGGCCGCCCAGGAAATCTGCGGCGTCTCCCTCGAAGATCTCCAGCGTTGGTGGCAACGCTCGCTAGTCGAGCGTGACACCACCCCCAACTCCACCCGCCGCTTCCTCCTCTCCCTCGTGCGCGAATATGCACGTGAAAAAATTCGTAAATCTGATGAAAGTATTTTAATAGGTAAAAAGACTGATTATTTTATCAAATATATGATCAATTCTGATAAAAATACTATTTTTGAAATATTAAAAGAAAAAGAGAACGTCGTGCATGCAATAAAGAATTGCATACGTAATGATGATTCTAGATGCTTAGTCTTTTTTAATAAAATTGCGGAGATTTTTTATACCAATGGTTTCTATGAAGAAGAAATAATGACTGATATGTTAAAATTATCTAATAATAACATTCTTATTGCTAATATATATTACAGAATTGCTGAATCTTACTACCATAAATCAGATAATTTGAATGCCAAGAAATATTTTAAAAAATGCTTTACTGATATTAATGATTGTTCGGAAGATTATGTACATTCTGATTTACTAATTTCCGCGTCAGTACGTGGTAGGTATGATATTTTGCGCAGAAGAGAAGAGAACTTATTCGGAAAAAAAGTGATTACTAAATTTAGGAAAAAAGATCTCATTATATATGGCTATAAAAAAGCTATTGAATTACTTCGTGATAATAGAGAACTTGAAAAACTGCACCTTGAATATAAAATAGGTGTGACTTATGAAATCCAAAAGGATTTCGGAGAGGCAAATGATATTTTTTTAAGGTGTCGTGATGGTTTTTCGGGGAAAGATATAAGATATTTTGCAAATAGTTTGTTTAGACTAGGTAAAATATCATATGCTTATGAAGATGATGAAAAAGGTGATCAATATATGAATGATTGTTTAAAAGAGTATAAAAAAATTAACAACAAATTTGGGATATGTCACGCAAATTTGCAACTGGCAAGTTCTTATTGTAGAAGATCTCATAGTGACTATAAATTATTTCTTGACTGTGCATACGAAGCCGCCTTGGAAACTAATTCGAGACGAACAATGGAGCAGTATAATAAAATATTGGAAGGTATGAAAAATAAATGA